CGCAAGCGATAGTAGCTGAAGCAAAAGCGCAAGCGAACAGTATGAAAAGTGAAGCAGTCGCGAAGATAAAGGATGAAATGGCTCAGCTTATTGCGCAAAAAAGAGCGGAGCTTGAAGAGAAGCAGGCTGCATTGTTGCAAGAGTTGGCAGAAGAAGAAAAAAGTATTAAGAGTGCTTTGATTTCTCAAATGCCACTTTTCAAAGAGGCTTTGAAAGCCAAATTCAATAAACTGTAAGAAGGAGAGGGTGTGAAGCATAAACTTCTGACGTTTCTACTGCTTGGCTCTGTTTCATTGTTCGCCAATGAAGCAGCTGCAAGTGGTGGAACGGATATCATTCCAAGAACCGTTAACTTCTTGATCTTTGCAGCTATTTTATACTATCTGGCTGCAGAACCTATCAAGCGTTTTTTCCAAGATAGGAAAGAGGGCATCGCAAAAAGACTCGAAGAGGTTGAAGCGAAGCTGAAAGAAGCAAAAGAGGAGAAAGCCCAGGCTGAAGCAGAGTTGCAGAAAGCAAAAGAGTTGGCTCAAGAGATTGTCGAGACGGCAAAACAGGAGATTGAGATCTTAACAAAAGAGATCAAAGAGCAGGCGAAACAAGAGATTGAGCTCCTTGAAAAGAGTTTTGAAGAGAGTATGGAACTTGAAAGAAGAAAGCGAGTTCGGGCTATAACGAAAGAGGTTCTTGAAGAGCTTTTTGAAGAGAAAGCGCTTGAACTTGAAAAAGAGAAATTTGTCAATCTTATCGTGAAGAAGGTGGCCTGATGGAAGAGTTGATTGCCAAACGGTATGCAAAAGCGTTGATGGAGAGTTGCAGTAAAAAGGAGCTTCAGGCAATAGAAAATGCTCTTTCGGCAATAGCGGCACTGTTTAGTGACTGGAAGGTCAAAGAGTTTATCATTTCACCTGAAGTGGAGAAATCGGCAAAAGAGGAGATACTTCTCGTTCCTTTTCAAAATGCAGGGAAAAAGTTTGAAAATTTGATCAAACTGTTAGCTGAAAAAGATCGACTCGAAATTATTCCTGCCCTTGCCAATGAACTGAAAATCCAAAGAGCGTTGAATGAGAGAAAGTTTGATGGAGTAGTCTATTCAGAATTCAAACTCTCAGACAGCGAATTGAAAAAGATTGCTGAGGCACTTTCAAAAAAAGTGGATGGTGAAGTCATTCTTCATCAAGGCAAAGAGCCGTATGACGGGATAAAGGTAGAAGTCAATACAGTGGGAATCGAAATCGAATTTTCCAAAAGTAAAATTAAAAAACAGCTTATTGAAAATATTTTGAAAGCAATATAGAAAGGAGAAACTGTGGCACAAAAACTACAAGCAGATGAGATCAGCTCTATCATAAAAGAGAGGATAGAAGATTTCG
This region of Nitratiruptor sp. YY08-10 genomic DNA includes:
- a CDS encoding F0F1 ATP synthase subunit B gives rise to the protein MKHKLLTFLLLGSVSLFANEAAASGGTDIIPRTVNFLIFAAILYYLAAEPIKRFFQDRKEGIAKRLEEVEAKLKEAKEEKAQAEAELQKAKELAQEIVETAKQEIEILTKEIKEQAKQEIELLEKSFEESMELERRKRVRAITKEVLEELFEEKALELEKEKFVNLIVKKVA
- a CDS encoding F0F1 ATP synthase subunit delta, whose product is MEELIAKRYAKALMESCSKKELQAIENALSAIAALFSDWKVKEFIISPEVEKSAKEEILLVPFQNAGKKFENLIKLLAEKDRLEIIPALANELKIQRALNERKFDGVVYSEFKLSDSELKKIAEALSKKVDGEVILHQGKEPYDGIKVEVNTVGIEIEFSKSKIKKQLIENILKAI